The following proteins are encoded in a genomic region of Brachyspira pilosicoli:
- the ygeW gene encoding knotted carbamoyltransferase YgeW, with amino-acid sequence MGIQKYISKLDSLEFGKMYKNDFFLTWDKTFDELQAVWTVADALRFLRESNVSTKVFDSGLGISLFRDNSTRTRFSFASACNLLGLEVQDLDEGKSQIAHGETVRETANMVSFMADVIGIRDDMYIGKGHEYMKEVSESVRQGYNDGILEQIPTLVNLQCDRDHPTQMMADSLHFIHELGGLENLRGKKVAMTWAYSPSYGKPLSVPQGAAGLFTRLGMDVALAYPKGYELMPEVEAIAKKNAEAAGVKLTITNNMDEAFEDADVVYPKSWAPFAAMQERTDLYGKGDTDGIKALEKRLLEQNANYKDWCCTEEKMKKTKDGKALYLHCLPADINDVSCKDGEVAASVFDRYRVPLYKQASYKPYVIAAMIFLAKFRDPQAVLSKLASDGKPRVFGC; translated from the coding sequence ATGGGTATACAAAAATATATTTCAAAACTCGATAGCCTTGAATTTGGAAAAATGTATAAAAATGACTTTTTCCTTACTTGGGACAAAACTTTTGATGAATTACAAGCTGTTTGGACAGTTGCTGATGCTTTAAGATTCTTAAGAGAAAGCAATGTGTCTACTAAAGTTTTTGATTCTGGTTTAGGTATCTCTTTATTCAGAGATAATTCTACAAGGACTCGTTTTTCTTTTGCTTCTGCTTGTAACCTTTTAGGTTTAGAAGTACAAGACTTAGACGAAGGTAAAAGCCAAATAGCTCATGGTGAAACAGTTAGAGAAACTGCTAACATGGTATCATTTATGGCTGATGTTATAGGTATCAGAGATGATATGTACATCGGTAAAGGTCACGAATATATGAAAGAAGTTTCTGAGTCTGTAAGACAAGGTTACAATGACGGTATATTAGAGCAAATTCCTACTTTAGTTAACTTACAATGTGACAGAGACCATCCAACTCAAATGATGGCTGACTCTTTACACTTTATCCACGAATTAGGCGGATTAGAAAACTTAAGAGGTAAAAAAGTTGCTATGACTTGGGCTTATTCACCTTCTTACGGTAAACCTCTTTCTGTACCTCAAGGTGCTGCTGGTTTATTCACAAGATTAGGTATGGATGTTGCTTTGGCTTATCCAAAAGGTTATGAGCTTATGCCTGAAGTTGAAGCTATTGCTAAGAAAAATGCTGAAGCTGCTGGCGTTAAATTAACTATCACTAACAATATGGACGAAGCTTTTGAAGATGCTGATGTTGTTTATCCTAAATCTTGGGCTCCTTTTGCTGCTATGCAAGAGAGAACAGACCTTTATGGTAAAGGCGACACTGATGGAATAAAAGCTCTTGAAAAGAGACTATTAGAGCAAAATGCTAACTATAAAGATTGGTGCTGTACTGAAGAAAAAATGAAAAAAACTAAAGACGGAAAAGCATTATACTTACACTGTTTACCTGCTGACATTAATGATGTTAGCTGTAAAGATGGTGAGGTTGCTGCTTCTGTGTTTGACAGATATAGAGTACCTCTTTACAAACAAGCTAGCTACAAACCTTATGTTATAGCTGCTATGATTTTCTTAGCTAAGTTTAGAGATCCTCAAGCTGTATTAAGCAAATTAGCTTCTGATGGAAAACCAAGAGTATTTGGTTGCTAA
- a CDS encoding YgeY family selenium metabolism-linked hydrolase, with the protein MSAISKEQFEQIKAKAEGYKADMTKFLRDLVAIPSESCEEKGVIERIAEEMKKVGFDKVEIDPMGNVLGYMGTGKTLIGIDAHIDTVGIGNKDNWEFDPYKGYENDVEIGGRGTSDQEGGIVSGVYGAKIMKDLGLLSDKYQVVVVGTVQEEDCDGLCWEYICKESKIKPEFVISTEPTDGGIYRGQRGRMEIRVDVKGISCHGSAPERGDNAIYKMADILQDIRSLNENDAKDSTPIKGLVKMLEEKYNPQYKEANFLGRGTVTVSQIFYTSPSRCAVADSCSISLDRRMTAGETWESCLEEIRNLPNVKKYGAEVSMYNYERPSWKGLVYPIECYFPTWVIPEDHAVTKALEEAYKGLYGTERMGPTPEIDKERKARPLTDKWTFSTNGVSIMGRNGIPCIGFGPGAEAQAHAPNEKTWKQDLVVCAAMYAAVPTIYCANK; encoded by the coding sequence ATGAGTGCTATTTCAAAAGAACAATTTGAACAAATAAAAGCAAAAGCAGAAGGCTATAAAGCTGATATGACTAAGTTTTTAAGAGATTTGGTAGCAATTCCTAGTGAATCTTGCGAAGAGAAAGGTGTAATTGAGAGAATTGCTGAAGAGATGAAAAAAGTAGGATTTGACAAAGTAGAAATAGATCCTATGGGTAACGTTTTAGGTTATATGGGTACTGGTAAAACTTTAATAGGTATAGATGCTCATATAGACACAGTTGGTATAGGTAACAAAGACAACTGGGAATTTGACCCTTATAAAGGTTATGAAAACGATGTAGAAATAGGCGGTAGAGGAACTTCTGACCAAGAGGGCGGTATAGTTTCTGGTGTTTATGGTGCTAAAATAATGAAAGATTTAGGTCTTTTAAGCGACAAATATCAAGTTGTTGTTGTTGGTACTGTACAGGAAGAGGACTGCGATGGTTTATGCTGGGAATACATTTGTAAAGAAAGCAAAATTAAACCTGAATTCGTAATTTCTACTGAACCTACTGACGGCGGTATTTACAGAGGTCAAAGAGGAAGAATGGAAATAAGAGTAGATGTTAAAGGTATTTCTTGCCACGGTTCTGCTCCAGAAAGAGGAGATAACGCTATCTACAAAATGGCTGACATACTTCAAGACATCAGAAGCCTTAACGAAAACGATGCTAAAGATTCTACACCTATCAAAGGTTTAGTAAAAATGCTTGAAGAAAAATACAATCCTCAATACAAAGAAGCTAATTTCTTAGGCAGAGGTACTGTAACTGTTTCTCAAATATTCTACACTTCTCCAAGCAGATGTGCTGTTGCTGATTCTTGCTCTATTTCATTAGACAGAAGAATGACAGCTGGCGAAACTTGGGAAAGCTGCTTAGAAGAAATAAGAAACCTTCCTAATGTAAAAAAATATGGTGCTGAAGTATCTATGTATAATTATGAAAGACCATCTTGGAAAGGTTTAGTTTATCCAATAGAATGTTACTTCCCAACTTGGGTAATTCCAGAAGACCATGCTGTAACTAAAGCTTTAGAAGAGGCTTATAAAGGTCTTTATGGTACAGAAAGAATGGGACCTACTCCAGAAATAGATAAAGAAAGAAAAGCTCGTCCGCTTACTGATAAATGGACATTCTCTACTAACGGTGTATCTATTATGGGAAGAAACGGAATACCTTGTATAGGTTTCGGACCTGGTGCTGAAGCTCAAGCTCATGCTCCTAATGAAAAAACTTGGAAACAAGATTTAGTTGTATGTGCTGCTATGTATGCTGCTGTACCTACTATATATTGTGCTAATAAATAA
- the dpaL gene encoding diaminopropionate ammonia-lyase has protein sequence MSELKWAENKMPKSDDKNLPIMSIEEVKKAKAFHQSFPQYTQTPLSELKEMAKYLGLGTIKVKDESYRFGLNAFKVLGGSYSMAKYIAQKMGKDVSEFPYDVLTSKKLKDEFGQATFFSATDGNHGRGVAWAANKLGQKSVIFMPKGSTETRLKNIQAEGATATIEEYNYDECVRKAAAEAAKVPNGVVVQDTAWEGYEEIPAWIMQGYGTMALEADEQFGERPTHVFVQAGVGSLAGAMVGYFANKYKDNPPVMVVVEAEAAACLYKGAVAGDGKIRIVEGDLNTIMAGLACGEPNITSWDILKNHADCFIAAEDVVAARGMRMLSAPLKGDPQVVSGESGAAPFGALATIMLNDEYAELRKKLKLDSNSKVLLFSTEGDTDPIRWKNIIWEAKER, from the coding sequence ATGAGTGAGCTTAAATGGGCAGAAAATAAAATGCCTAAGTCAGATGACAAAAATTTACCAATAATGTCTATTGAGGAAGTAAAGAAAGCAAAAGCATTTCATCAAAGTTTCCCTCAATACACACAAACACCATTGTCAGAATTAAAAGAAATGGCAAAATATTTAGGTTTAGGAACTATAAAAGTAAAAGATGAGTCATATAGATTTGGTCTTAATGCCTTTAAAGTATTAGGCGGTTCTTACTCTATGGCTAAATATATAGCTCAAAAAATGGGAAAAGATGTAAGCGAATTCCCTTATGATGTATTAACTTCAAAAAAATTAAAAGATGAGTTCGGTCAGGCTACTTTCTTCTCAGCTACAGATGGTAACCACGGAAGAGGTGTTGCTTGGGCTGCTAATAAATTAGGACAAAAATCAGTTATTTTTATGCCTAAAGGCTCAACAGAAACAAGATTAAAAAATATTCAAGCTGAAGGTGCAACTGCTACAATAGAAGAATATAACTATGATGAATGCGTTAGAAAAGCTGCTGCAGAAGCTGCAAAGGTGCCTAACGGAGTAGTTGTACAGGATACTGCTTGGGAAGGCTATGAAGAGATACCTGCTTGGATTATGCAAGGTTATGGTACTATGGCTTTAGAAGCTGATGAGCAATTTGGCGAAAGACCTACACATGTATTTGTACAGGCTGGTGTTGGTTCTTTGGCTGGTGCTATGGTTGGATATTTTGCTAACAAATATAAAGATAATCCTCCTGTAATGGTTGTAGTAGAAGCTGAAGCTGCTGCTTGTTTATATAAAGGTGCTGTAGCAGGCGATGGTAAAATAAGAATAGTAGAAGGCGATTTAAATACTATTATGGCTGGACTTGCTTGCGGTGAACCTAATATTACTTCTTGGGATATACTTAAAAATCATGCTGATTGTTTTATAGCTGCTGAAGATGTAGTTGCTGCAAGAGGTATGAGAATGCTTTCTGCTCCATTAAAAGGAGACCCTCAAGTAGTATCTGGTGAATCTGGAGCTGCTCCATTTGGTGCTTTGGCTACTATAATGCTTAATGATGAATATGCTGAATTAAGAAAGAAATTAAAACTTGATTCTAATTCTAAAGTATTATTATTCAGCACAGAAGGCGATACAGACCCAATTAGATGGAAAAATATCATTTGGGAAGCAAAAGAGAGATAA
- a CDS encoding helix-turn-helix transcriptional regulator codes for MSSNIILETLVSVAHGIARQFGSNCEVCIHELKEDDLEHTILFIINGGVTGRQAGEGASNVVLKTIEKLKKGEPIVDHLSYLTKASNGKILKSSTVFIKDINGKYRYILSINFDITSFIPFKSDLDLLIQTEDKSKLEEIPNSAQELMEKLILKSEELIGKPASIMSKDEKIKAIKFLNDSGVFLITKSGDKVSNHFGISKFTLYNYIDSKKEEVNE; via the coding sequence ATGAGTTCTAATATAATACTAGAGACTTTAGTGAGTGTGGCACATGGAATAGCAAGGCAATTTGGAAGTAATTGCGAAGTTTGTATTCATGAATTAAAAGAAGATGATTTAGAGCATACTATTCTTTTTATTATTAATGGAGGTGTTACAGGAAGACAAGCAGGAGAAGGTGCTTCAAATGTGGTATTAAAAACTATAGAAAAGCTAAAGAAAGGCGAGCCTATAGTTGATCATTTGTCTTATCTTACTAAAGCATCAAACGGCAAAATATTAAAGTCTTCAACTGTTTTTATAAAGGATATTAATGGTAAATATAGATATATATTGTCTATAAACTTTGATATAACAAGTTTTATACCATTTAAGAGTGATTTAGATTTATTGATTCAAACAGAAGATAAATCTAAGCTTGAAGAAATACCAAATAGTGCTCAGGAGCTTATGGAAAAACTTATATTAAAAAGTGAAGAATTAATAGGAAAGCCTGCTTCTATAATGAGTAAAGATGAAAAAATAAAGGCTATTAAATTTTTAAATGACTCTGGAGTATTTTTAATAACAAAATCCGGAGATAAGGTATCAAATCATTTTGGAATAAGTAAATTCACTCTATATAATTATATAGATTCAAAAAAGGAGGAAGTAAATGAGTGA